TGGAAAAACCCAGAAATCTCGGTGAATAAGCCAGTCTGTGTCCTAAGTCAGCCCTTGGATTTCCTCCCTTTCTTGAGCCTGTCTCGCCTCTGCAAAAGCTCCGCTGGGGCTCTGCAGCCAGCCTCAGGAACAGAAATCTCAACAAGCTCACAGTTATGTGCTCGGCTCTCAGCTGTTTGCTGCAGCCAGGAACTGGCTGGAAATCAGTTCAAAATGTTCCACTTCCAAACCCCACCCCACAACCCCTGGATCTCTCTCTTCACACTCACAGAAGCAGGCGCTGGGGCTTTTAACTGCTTTGCTTTAGCCTTCTCTATTGGGAGAGCAAGGGACATCCCCTGCGTCATTAACTCACCTCTGCCACTGCTACCCCAAGACAGGAGCCAAGGCAGACCCTAGTCCCAGCTCCAGCAGTGAATTCCTTGCTCTGCTACCTCACCATCCCTTTACCAACGCCCACACCTTTCCCTGTCCACAGCTTTGTCTCTTTGCCTTCCACCTCATCTGAGCCGGGCATGGAGCAGGGCACCACCGTCCGGCATTTCATATCCACCACCCGTGCCCCACCACTTCCCTGCAGGCTCTGCCACTGCCCCATCCCTTGTTGGAAGGCAACAGCCACTGCTCCACAGTGCCACGTGCTGAGAGAAAAAAACTCACACAGGTCTCCCGACCATGACCACGGATATGTCACACTTGACTGCTCATAGGAAAAGACGCAGCAGAAATGAAGACTATCTTTGCTCTCCCTTCGTTGGCCAACTCCTAGGTGCAGTCTAGATCTGGAagtcttcaagaaaaaaattttattgcAAGAGCAACTACAGTGCTGTTAGCTTTTGGCATGACCCCGTACCGCTCCCATCTTCTCCCATCCCTGCTCAGGCACTCTCCTTTGAAATCAGCAAGACAAGACCCCTCAAAAACCCTCCTCTGTTGATAACAGGACAAGGTGCCTCTCCCCAGACCAGCCAAGGCTAAATACAGCCCAGGAGCCTGCTGAAAACTTCAGCACGAGGTGGCTGCGGAGCGCAGCAGTGCTCCCTGCTATGCCGTTCAACTGAAAGAGgttgtttttccccccactgATGAATCTGGGCCCCGCTTGGCTCAGCGGGGACCAGAGAGGTTCCCCACAGAGCAGGTCTGCATTTGTTCTTCCTGACCATTTGCCTCCCTGTTGCAGAGAGGAAAACTACCTCTGCACAGTCGCTTCGGCAGCGGGGCCAGGCAGGACCGCAGACACTCCTCTGCCTGGTGCCAAGGGGTTAAAGCTCACAGTAAGTTCCCAAAGCCAGTTGCTTCCAACTGGCTGCTGCCTGCGGTTTGTGGGAagggattttgctttttaataacatTATAAATAGGGCTGTGTTCAGCATGCTGTAAACCCAGTTactctccctctcccacccatctccctcctcctcctcctcctgctgcttctcttcccacCACACCAATTCCAGATCTGACCATGAATCGGCCAGGCTTCTTCCTCAGTGTCCTCAGCCTACTGGCATGTCTTGCCTCCATTGTGCAGGCATGTCCCCCGAGCTGCCACTGCCACGGTGGAGACCTGCAGCACGTCATCTGCGACAATGCGGGGCTGAAGAAGATCCCCAAGGTGCCTGAGCAAACACGGCTTCTCAACCTGCAGAAGAACAACTTCCCCGTCCTGCCGACCAATGGCTTCCGAGACCTGAAAAAGCTGGTGTCTCTGCACCTCCAGAGCTCACGGATCAAGGAGATCTCAACCGGAGCCTTCCGGGGGCTCAAGAGCCTGGTCTACCTCTATCTCACTGATAACCAGATCAGTGTCATAAAGCCAGGAGCCTTCGATGACCTATCTGAGCTCACCTACCTGTACCTGGACCAGAACAAGATCCCAGACCTACCCAAAGGGCTCCTCTCCCCTCTTGTCAACCTCTTCATCCTGCACTTAGGCAGCAATAAAATCCGGGAGCTGAAACCAGGGGTCTTCAATGGGGCTAAAGACCTGCGCTGGCTCTTTCTCTCTGACAACTCCCTCACCAACCTCCTGCCTGGGGCTCTGGAGGATGTAGAAAACCTCGCTGTCCTCCACCTGGACAAGAACCAGCTGAGCAGCTACCCTGTGAATGCAATGAGTAAGCTGAGAGTGCTGGAGGAACTGAAGCTTTCTCATAACCCGATTGAGGTCATCCCTGACAATGCCTTCCAGTCCTTCGGGCGTTACCTGCAGACACTCAACCTGGACAACATGAAACTGAAGAAGGTGAGTCTCTTTCCATTTATTCCAGATAAGAAACACAGGGCTTCTTCTTTACAGTTTGTGAGGGCTGCTTCTTCCTCAGTTTGCTGTCCCTCCCttgcagaggagaggggagatgaAGGTCTGCAGGCTCTGCAGACAGCGAGGCACTGGCCAGCTGACAACACCCCTGACATGGCCCAAACAAGGGATGAGAGAGAGTACTCCACCCTTCTGTTGAGTTATTTTATGCAAAACCAAATTATCTGGAGCTGATCAAACTCCTTAGAAAGGCAGCACATTCCCTCCCAAGCTGGAGGTGACACCAGTCATTGAGAAAAGTATTTGGGGTGCTCCAGGACAATTAGCAACCTTCCATCATCCCAGACACAAGGTGTGGGATGAGAGGTGAGCGTC
This window of the Calonectris borealis chromosome 20, bCalBor7.hap1.2, whole genome shotgun sequence genome carries:
- the CHAD gene encoding chondroadherin: MNRPGFFLSVLSLLACLASIVQACPPSCHCHGGDLQHVICDNAGLKKIPKVPEQTRLLNLQKNNFPVLPTNGFRDLKKLVSLHLQSSRIKEISTGAFRGLKSLVYLYLTDNQISVIKPGAFDDLSELTYLYLDQNKIPDLPKGLLSPLVNLFILHLGSNKIRELKPGVFNGAKDLRWLFLSDNSLTNLLPGALEDVENLAVLHLDKNQLSSYPVNAMSKLRVLEELKLSHNPIEVIPDNAFQSFGRYLQTLNLDNMKLKKFADNAFTGVTMLKTAHLEDNRLTQLPRNFPFDKMETLTLSRNAWHCNCQLAHLRKWLKGNRTRTEETCSTPAQYRGQSIRDTPALRTCKLPTKRSKKGSRH